agctTACCCCCTGCCTGTTACCACCTGGGTGATCCCCATCCCAAAGCTCAAATCATTTACTGCCTGTCTTCCCTCCCCTAGCTTCTTGCCAGGAGCCTTTGGTGGCAGGGACATCCTTGTCCCCAGCTGTAACACAACCTGCACAAAGGGAGAGGAACACTtgctctggcagctgctgcagccattcctgcctgctgcagatAAGTGCTGAGTGTGAGCAGCGacacaagaggagaaaaaaaaaataaaaggcataaaATAACTCTGGGAGGTTTCTGCCTGTGATTCAGCTGCAGCGAGCAGGCAGCACACACAGCCCTGTGCCTGtgcacagcttctgctgcatCTCATTCCCTCCTGCCCTGAGGAACTACTCGATCCTACTCACAGCCTCCCAAGAGGGGACACAAGACCAGCACCAACCACCTTGGAAATCCATCAGATCCCCCTGCTTCTGCTGGATCCACCACCCGGCCTCACCCCTGAGGATCGCAGCATTCCCATAATTGAAAGCTCTCAAATTAAGCTGCACAATTCCCACCAGGGAAGAAGCACAGGAGCTGTCTGACATGCGCAAACATTTTCCTGTCTGCAGTTTATTCAGCCCGGACATTCGACATGACCCTGAGACAGCATTATTACAAACCACAATAGGGCTGCTAAAGCAAGACCTTGGTGGTGGGCTCACCACCCAGCATCCAGATCAGAGGAGCcctgagagcagctgtggaagcCTGCAGTCCCACCCCACCACCCCGAGACCAGCATCCTCACAGCgcttaaatggaaataaaacaggaacCATAAGGAATCAAAGTGAGGTATGGACAGGAGGGACAGCTCTACAGCCGCAGTCGGGGACTAGCATCAGCATTCAGCTTTGAGTGCTACATGGTGGGATGCGACGTGCTGGTGCCCCACGAGCAGATGGTGGCTTGCAGCCCGCCTCTGCTGTCCCACACCGGGGCACAGCGCAGAGGGACTGCAGACCCCCCTTGATGCCTGGACCTGCAAGGACTCAGTTCTCATTTTGAACAGGGAAGGAAACCCCACGAGCAGCAGACTTTCTGTAAGTGATTGCAAGCTGACCTTGGTAGCCACTGGCTAGCCATGCAAGGCATACCCAAAACTGCATCCAAAAGGAACGTGCTCACTACCCAGAATGAACAGACTAACTTGACCCTCCTCACTGCAGTGCAAATGTCATCAACGGAGAGGATGGCTCATTTGATTTTGAAGAAGTCAACCACCATTTAGAGACACGGCGCAACTGGATATCACCCCCCAAGCCCCAATCTGCTGCCACGGACGCATAGCATGGACCAGCCCAGCACTGGGACATGCCTAGAAAGGGGCTACATTACCTCGGTGGGCGTGGGGAGCCGGCTGGTGGTGCCCACTATCTGATGGTATGGTCCTGGCTCACCATTCCTCATGGTGTTCTGGCGGCTCCCCAGGGGGCTGGAAGTGAAGGGTTTTTTACACAGGAGATCGCTCTGGCGAGAGTCTGTGGTGAGATAGACCTGGTGGTAGAAGTTGGGTGGCATGAAACCACCTCGCACCGCATCCACGTGGTGGAAGGGCCCTGGTGTCCTGTACAGGGTGCTCCTGGAGCTGTTGAACAGCTCCTTTGACTGCCTCCACTTGTAGCACTTGAAGATGCCCACCGACACTATGGTGATGAAGAAAGCAGCCGAGACCAAAATCACAGCCAAGATGAGATAGAAAGTCACGTGCCTCCTGGGGTCGTGTGTGGGCACCATGTCAGTGAGGTCAGTGAGCACCTCCTTGACCCTTTCAGCCACAGAGATGGAGACGGTGGCACTGGCAGACAGTGCAGGCTCCCCATGGTCCTTCAGCAGAATGACCAACGTGTGCTGAGGAGCCTCATCCTCCTGGAGCTGGCGGGTTGTGAAGATCTCCCCACTGTGCAGCCCAACTGAGAAGAGGGTTGGGTCAGTGGCCTGCAACAGGGTGTAGGAGATCCAGGCATTGTACCCTGCATCTGCGTCCACTGCCACCACCTTGGTGACCATGTGGCCCGCAGGAGTACCTGGTGCCACCACATCAGTATAGGGGGAGGTGGAGTTGGGGAGGGGGTACAGCACAGTGGGGGCATTGTCGTTGAGGTCAGTGACAAACACACTGACTGACAGGTTGGTGGCCAGAGGTGGAGAGCCACCATCCTGGACCTGCACTGTCATGCTGAACTCCACCTGGTCCTCATGGTCCAGGGAAGTCAACAGATAGAGGGTGCCACTCTCCCGGTTGATGGAGAAGAGATGACCCACAGTGGTGTCACCCTGCAGGAGGGAATAGGTTAGATGGCCGTTGCGCCCCAGGTCAGGGTCTGTGGCACTCACATTAAGAATGGGGATGCCGGGCATATTGTTCTCCAGCACGTACACATCATAGAAGTCCTGGGAAGACTTGGGTGCGTTGTCATTGACATCTGACACCCTCACCAGAATCTGTTTTACCACAGACAAGGGTGGTGAGCCCGAGTCCCTGGCTGTGACAGTGATGTTGTACTCAGATGCCTCTTCCCGGTCCAGAGCTGCTTTGGTTTTCAATGTGTAATAATTTTTGAGAGAGGAGCTGAGCATGAATGGGATCCCAGGGGAAATAAAGCAGTTCACCAGACCGTTGTCTCTGGAGTCCAAGTCTGTTACACTCAGAAGAGCTACGACTGTCCCTGGAGCAGCATCCTCAGGCACAGGGCTGTACACAGAAGTCACCGTCACCTCTGGAGCATTATCATTCACATCCACGACTTCCACCAGCACTTTGCAATGAGCTACACCAGGAACAGCACCCTTGTCTTTAGCCTGTAAGTAAACCTCGTGCAGCTTTGTTTCCTCATAGTCCAGCTGCCCCTTGACCCTCAGTTCCCCTGTGGCTGAGTCCAGATCAAAGAGCTCTCGTACCTTGGCTGGCGTGTGGCTGCTGAAGGAGTAGACAATGTCTCCATTGGGCCCATCGTCCAGGTCATAGGCACTGATCTTGGCGACCAGGGTGCCACTAGGAGTGTTCTCCCTCACACTCGCCTTGTAGGTGGACTGGTTGAAGACTGGGGCATTATCGTTTGAGTCCACGACGTCAATGTGGATCTGCACATGGGCCGAGCGCGGCGGGCTGCCTCCATCCAGCGCAGTCAAAACCAAGTG
This genomic interval from Oxyura jamaicensis isolate SHBP4307 breed ruddy duck chromosome 13, BPBGC_Ojam_1.0, whole genome shotgun sequence contains the following:
- the LOC118173895 gene encoding protocadherin gamma-C3-like isoform X1, whose translation is MNGVAARSRGVTTGKVLSLWLLLGASSWASAAIRYAIPEEARRGSAVGNVAADLALDPARLSGRRPRVVSGGSRRFFAVDPGSGALLVSERIDREELCGALSPCSLSFEIVLEKPLELYSGAVEIQDINDNDPVFPSGQARLEISESVAAGARFPLESAQDPDVGINSLQTYQLSANPHFVLDVQTRVDGSKYAELVLEKELDREEQRELHLVLTALDGGSPPRSAHVQIHIDVVDSNDNAPVFNQSTYKASVRENTPSGTLVAKISAYDLDDGPNGDIVYSFSSHTPAKVRELFDLDSATGELRVKGQLDYEETKLHEVYLQAKDKGAVPGVAHCKVLVEVVDVNDNAPEVTVTSVYSPVPEDAAPGTVVALLSVTDLDSRDNGLVNCFISPGIPFMLSSSLKNYYTLKTKAALDREEASEYNITVTARDSGSPPLSVVKQILVRVSDVNDNAPKSSQDFYDVYVLENNMPGIPILNVSATDPDLGRNGHLTYSLLQGDTTVGHLFSINRESGTLYLLTSLDHEDQVEFSMTVQVQDGGSPPLATNLSVSVFVTDLNDNAPTVLYPLPNSTSPYTDVVAPGTPAGHMVTKVVAVDADAGYNAWISYTLLQATDPTLFSVGLHSGEIFTTRQLQEDEAPQHTLVILLKDHGEPALSASATVSISVAERVKEVLTDLTDMVPTHDPRRHVTFYLILAVILVSAAFFITIVSVGIFKCYKWRQSKELFNSSRSTLYRTPGPFHHVDAVRGGFMPPNFYHQVYLTTDSRQSDLLCKKPFTSSPLGSRQNTMRNGEPGPYHQIVGTTSRLPTPTEQAQPNTDWRFSQTQRPGTSGSQNGEEGGAWPNNQFDTEMLQAMILASANEAADGNSTLGGGTGTMGLSARYGPQFTLQHVPDYRQNVYIPGSTATLTNAAGKRDAKGAGSSGGNKKKSGKKEKEKK